The nucleotide window CGTCCGGCATACGGCGTGTGCGACGGCCTGCCGTGGGACAATCCGGCCAACCGCATCGAGGACGGCGACCCCGCAAAGGCGCGCAATATCCTCGCGGACGGCGGATGGAAGGACACTGATGGTGACGGTGTGGTGGAAAAGAACGGTCAAGACGCCGAATTCACCATCATCTACCCTTCGGAACGCAGCATCCGCCAGTATCTCGCGCTGGCCTGCGCCGACATGCTTCGCAAGGTGGGTATCCGCGCCAAGGTGGAAGGCAAGCGCAGCTTCGACGAAATCAAGCAGCTCATGCACTCCCAGGTAATCGTCTTCGGCTGGGGCAGCCATGATCCCATCGAGATGTATCACCTGTTCAGCAGCCATCACGCCGGAGAAGGCTACAACAACCCCGGCTTCTACAAGAACACGAAAGTGGACGAGTACCTCGACAAGGCGCTTGCGGCCAAAGACTACGAAAGCTCCCTTGAATACTGGAAGAAAGCCCAGTGGGACGGCGAAACCGGCCTCAACGCGCGTGGCGATGCGCCGTGGGCATGGCTGGTCAACCTCGACCATACCTACTTCATCAGCGAACACCTCGACGTGGGCACCTCGCAGGTCGAGCCCCACGGTCACGGCTGGCCGGTCACCGCGAACATCCAGAAATGGAAGTGGATCGACTAGTTCTCCCCCTCACCTCGCCCGGCGGCGTGCCACCGACGCCGCCGGGCCATTCAGGGACTCATCATGATAAGCGCCACCCCACGATTCTTCCTCGGCAAGACCGCACGGCTGGCCTGCATCCTGACGCTGGTCAGCGTGCTCGCCTTCACCCTCGTCTCCATGTCGCCAATTGATCCCGTCACCGCATATATCGGCATTGACCGAATGCAGATCAGCACCGAACAGGAACGCCTGATCATCGAGCGGTGGGGACTGGACAAGCCCGCTACCGAACGATTCTTCCTCTGGGCGGGCAATGTCCTGCGCGGCGATCTTGGCGACTCCATGATTTTCAACGAACCGGTCATCGATGTCATCGCCAAGCGGTTCAAGACCTCGCTCTGGCTGATGCTGTCTGCATGGACCCTGTCCGGCGTGCTCGGATTCCTGCTCGGCGTGCTGGCCGGGATGCGGCGAGGCTCGCTGCTCGACCGGGGCATCCGGCTCTACGCCTATACCCTTGCCTCCACGCCTTCCTTCTGGCTCGGGCTGGTGCTGCTTGCGATTTTCTCGGTTTCGCTCGGGCTGACGCCCATCTGTTGCGCCACTCCCCCCGGAGTCTCCCCGGCAGATGCCACCCTGTGGGAACGAATCCAGCATCTCATTCTCCCGGCTGTGACGCTTTCGGTGGTGGGCGTGGCCCAGATCGCCCTGCACACCCGCGAAAAGATGATCGACGCCATGGAGAGCGACTATGCGCTCTTTGCCTTTGCTCAGGGAGAGAGCCGCTTCGGCGTGGCGTGTCGTCATGCGCTGCGCAACGTGGCGCTTCCGGCGGTGACGCTCCAGTTCGCATCCCTCGGGGAACTCTTCGGCGGATCGGTGCTGGCGGAACAGGTTTTTTCCTACCCCGGACTCGGACGCGCCACGGTGGAAGCCGGCATCAGGGGTGACGTTCCGCTACTGCTGGGCATCACGCTCTTCAGTGCGATCTTCGTTTTCTTCGGCAACTTCATGGCCGACCTGCTCTACGGTGTGCTCGATCCACGGATTCGCATCGGCAGGGAGGTGTCGCAATGAACGGTTCCTCTATCATGCATTCACCGTCCACGAGCCTTGCGGACCGGCTGCGCCTCATGGACGGTCGCGGTCGGGCCGCATGGACCGTAGGGCTCTGTTGCCTCTACTTCGCATCCCTCGCCGTAACGGCATGGCTCATGGATGACTCCGGCCTGTCCACGGACTTCATGAACCGAAAACTCGCCCCGAGCCTCGCGTATCCTTTCGGCACGGATTGGCTCGGGCGGGACATGCTGGTCCGCACGGTCAAAGGGCTGTGTCGAAGCCTCGGCATCGGTCTCATGGCAGCAGTGTTCAGCTCCTTCGTATCGGCCGGACTGGGCATTGCGGCCGCCACCCTCGGTCCGAGGGTGGATGCGGCGGTCTCCGGCCTTATCGATCTCGTCATGGCCACGCCGCATCTGGTCTTGCTGATTCTCGTCTCCTTTGCCTGCGGTGGCGGCGCAACCGGCGTGGTGGTTGCCGTAACGGTCTCGCACTGGCCTCGGCTGGCCCGAATCATCCGCGCCGAGGTGCTGCAACTCAGGCAGGCTGAATTCATACGCCTTTCACACCGCATGGGACGCAGCCCCCTGTGGATAGCCCGACACCATATGCTTCCCCACGTGCTGCCGCAGTTCGTCATCGGGCTGATCCTGCTGTTCCCCCACGCCATTCTGCACGCAGCCGGACTGACCTTCCTCGGATTCGGCCTGTCCCCCCATAATCCGTCCATCGGCATCCTTCTGGCGGAATCCATGCGCCACCTTTCCACGGGGTACTGGTGGCTGGCGGTGCTGCCGGGGTTGTCGCTTGTGGTGACGGTAAAGCTCTTCGACGTACTCGGGAACCGCCTCAGGCTCATCACGGAACCCAGAACCAGTCAGGTGTAATCATGCTCGACATCGACAACCTTCGGGTGGAGTTCACCCGCTACGGACGCGGCGGCAAACGTACCACGGCCCGTCCGGTCAACGACCTCACGTTGGACATGCGCGCGGGGGAAATCCTTGCAGTCATCGGTTCAAGCGGCTCCGGCAAGAGTCTGCTGGCTCACGCCCTGTTGGGACTGCTCCCCGCCAATGCACGCATCTCGGGCGTCATGACATATCGCGACAAAGCGCTCACCCCAAAACGCATCAGAAGACTGCGTGGCCGTGAAATAGCCCTTGTGCCGCAGTCAGTGGCGCATCTGAATCCACTGGTAAACGTGGGCAGGCAAGTCTACCGCGCCGCAAGGCTTAGCGGCCAATGCTGCCAGACCGCTGCCACGAGACGCGACGAGTCCTTCGAGCGCTACAACCTTCGCGACACCGTACGCAGCATGTTTCCCTTTCAGGTTTCGGGAGGCATGGCGCGACGCGTGCTCACCGCCACGGCGACTGCGGGCGACGCAAGACTGCTCATCGCCGACGAGCCCACCACGGGGCTGGATGAAGAGGCGGCCCGAAGCTCTCTGGAATACCTGAGACGCCTCGCGGACGGAGGCAAATCGGTGATGCTCATCAGCCATGATCTGGAAGCGGCCCTCTCCGTGGCGGACCGGGTCGCCGTCATCTACGCCGGGAGCGTGGTGGAAATTGCGCCGGTGTTCCAGTTTCGCGAAAACGGGCACATCAGGCATCCTTACACGCAGGCGCTCTGGGATGCCCTGCCCGGACGCAGCTTCACGCACATTCCGGGCAATCAGCCCGCAGAGGACGATGACAGGCCGGGTTGCTCCTTCGCGGACCGATGCCCCCGTGTCAGAAAGCAGTGCCGCGAATCCGCACCGGAAATGCGGACCGTCGAAGCAAACCGTGTGAGGTGTCATCATGCTTAGAGCGGATAATGTCTCGTTCCGTTATGAAACCGGCCCGTGGATTCTTTCGGACACCAGCATCGGCATTCGCCCTGGCGAAGTCGTGGGGCTGCCGGGACCCAGCGGACGCGGCAAGACGACTCTTGCGAGGCTCCTCGGGGGCTATCTGCATCCGGAGAAAGGGAGGATCGGCATCGGCGGCGACAAGCTGCCACGTCGTGGCTTCCACCCGGTTCAGCTTGTATTTCAGCACCCCGAACTGGCCATGAATCCACGTTGGAAAGCATGGAGAATCCTATCCGAAGCAGGCGAGCCTGACCCGCAGGTTGTGGAAGCGCTCGGCATTTGCCACCACTGGTTTTCACGGTATCCGCACGAGCTTTCAGGCGGAGAACTCCAACGGCTGGCGCTGGCGCGGGCCATGAATCCGGCGACGCGTTATATCGTGGCGGACGAAATGACCGCCATGCTGGACCCCAACACGCAGGCGCTCATCTGGAACGTGGTTCTGGACTGGGCCCAACGCCGCAATGTGGGGATACTCGCCGTAAGTCACGACAGAAAACTGCTCTCCCGCGTGGCAGACCGGGTGGAAAGCATGTTTGACGACATGGTGGCGTTTCCGGAAAACGAAAAAGGACGCGAGGCCGCCTGAGGCTGCCCCGCGTCCTTTGGAATCATTTTCCTGCTATCTAGAGGATTTCCAGCCCGGCCTCTTCCATGAGCGGAATCGCGTATTCAATGGAGACCGCATAGGAGAAGCTGGTGGGCATCCCCCGCTCCTCTTCAGTTGCGGGCGAGGCTTCCAGCGGATCGAACCGTCCGCTGACGATGCCGATGACGCGCTGGTCCTCCATGTTCAGCAACGGGCCGCCGCGACTTCCGTCGTGCACGCGACTGTCGAACAGGAACAGCTTGGTCTCGTTGTTGGAACGCATCTTGGCGCAGACCACGGCCTGCTGCATCACCTGATTGTAAATGCACTGAAAGCCGAAAGCGAAGCCGAGGCAGGCAACGCCGTTGCCCATATCCACGGCATCGGGGACGCCAATGACATGGTCCGGCATGGTAATCTCCATGCTTTCGCTGAAAGCCAGCAGGGCCACATCGCGGTCCTTGTCCTGACTGACGACGTGTACGGGCATCGCATTGAGTTCTTCCGGGCTCATGGGTAGAAAGTCAACATCGGACGGGACCGGCACCACCATCAGGTTTTTATGGTTGCCGATGGCGTGGGAGACCGTAAGCAGGTAACCGTCGGGGTGCACCACGAAAGCAGTGCCGAGGAAGACCAGACGTTCCTGGTCGTCCATGCTGAAAAGCCGCATGCAGCCGTTTCGATAACGAAGATAAACGTCCTGAAGCATCGATGGGAAACTCCGGTATATTGTTTTAAGGCAGCCAGGATTCAACGCGCTCGGAATGGGTATTCATCCAGCGCAGGGCCTTATCGTAAGGGAAAAGACCGCGGTCTTCCTGAATCCAGAGCATGAGTCGGCCCATTTCCTTGGGCGTCCAGTAGAAGTTGTTGAGCAGCGCGTAGACGTCGGGGTCCTCCTGCTGCAGTCCCTTGCGGACCATGGTGGCGATATGACCGCCCTGGCCGTAAACGCCTTCGGGATCATCAAGGAATTCGAGATTCCAGCGGGCGAACATCCAGTGCGGTTTCCAGCCCGTCACCACGATCCAGCGCTGATGGCTCACCGCTCGGGAAAGCTCGGCAACCATGGTCGCGTCGCTGCCGGGAACCAGCCGCATCTTGTCTTTAAGACCGTACACCTTTAGGGCCTCTCTGGTCTTGTCCATGACACCGGCGCCTGGGTCGATCCCGATAATGCGGTTGTCGTACTTCGAAGCGTCCTTTCCGAGTTCCGGGATGGACGTGGTCGGCACGTAGATGCGGTTTTTTATGCCGGTTCCCGTCGTAAA belongs to Desulfovibrio oxyclinae DSM 11498 and includes:
- a CDS encoding ABC transporter ATP-binding protein → MLRADNVSFRYETGPWILSDTSIGIRPGEVVGLPGPSGRGKTTLARLLGGYLHPEKGRIGIGGDKLPRRGFHPVQLVFQHPELAMNPRWKAWRILSEAGEPDPQVVEALGICHHWFSRYPHELSGGELQRLALARAMNPATRYIVADEMTAMLDPNTQALIWNVVLDWAQRRNVGILAVSHDRKLLSRVADRVESMFDDMVAFPENEKGREAA
- a CDS encoding ABC transporter permease, whose amino-acid sequence is MNGSSIMHSPSTSLADRLRLMDGRGRAAWTVGLCCLYFASLAVTAWLMDDSGLSTDFMNRKLAPSLAYPFGTDWLGRDMLVRTVKGLCRSLGIGLMAAVFSSFVSAGLGIAAATLGPRVDAAVSGLIDLVMATPHLVLLILVSFACGGGATGVVVAVTVSHWPRLARIIRAEVLQLRQAEFIRLSHRMGRSPLWIARHHMLPHVLPQFVIGLILLFPHAILHAAGLTFLGFGLSPHNPSIGILLAESMRHLSTGYWWLAVLPGLSLVVTVKLFDVLGNRLRLITEPRTSQV
- a CDS encoding glycine betaine ABC transporter substrate-binding protein; protein product: MRKLVLLLCLTLLIASPAFAAKRSVTIAYTGWASSTASANLMRAVLQEKLGRTCELVATDAENMWRMVAEGEADAMLSAWLPETQDVYFEQYGSEVENLGPNLEGTRIGLVVPKVPKGRFTTGTGIKNRIYVPTTSIPELGKDASKYDNRIIGIDPGAGVMDKTREALKVYGLKDKMRLVPGSDATMVAELSRAVSHQRWIVVTGWKPHWMFARWNLEFLDDPEGVYGQGGHIATMVRKGLQQEDPDVYALLNNFYWTPKEMGRLMLWIQEDRGLFPYDKALRWMNTHSERVESWLP
- a CDS encoding S1 family peptidase, producing MLQDVYLRYRNGCMRLFSMDDQERLVFLGTAFVVHPDGYLLTVSHAIGNHKNLMVVPVPSDVDFLPMSPEELNAMPVHVVSQDKDRDVALLAFSESMEITMPDHVIGVPDAVDMGNGVACLGFAFGFQCIYNQVMQQAVVCAKMRSNNETKLFLFDSRVHDGSRGGPLLNMEDQRVIGIVSGRFDPLEASPATEEERGMPTSFSYAVSIEYAIPLMEEAGLEIL
- a CDS encoding ABC transporter ATP-binding protein → MLDIDNLRVEFTRYGRGGKRTTARPVNDLTLDMRAGEILAVIGSSGSGKSLLAHALLGLLPANARISGVMTYRDKALTPKRIRRLRGREIALVPQSVAHLNPLVNVGRQVYRAARLSGQCCQTAATRRDESFERYNLRDTVRSMFPFQVSGGMARRVLTATATAGDARLLIADEPTTGLDEEAARSSLEYLRRLADGGKSVMLISHDLEAALSVADRVAVIYAGSVVEIAPVFQFRENGHIRHPYTQALWDALPGRSFTHIPGNQPAEDDDRPGCSFADRCPRVRKQCRESAPEMRTVEANRVRCHHA
- a CDS encoding ABC transporter permease, with amino-acid sequence MISATPRFFLGKTARLACILTLVSVLAFTLVSMSPIDPVTAYIGIDRMQISTEQERLIIERWGLDKPATERFFLWAGNVLRGDLGDSMIFNEPVIDVIAKRFKTSLWLMLSAWTLSGVLGFLLGVLAGMRRGSLLDRGIRLYAYTLASTPSFWLGLVLLAIFSVSLGLTPICCATPPGVSPADATLWERIQHLILPAVTLSVVGVAQIALHTREKMIDAMESDYALFAFAQGESRFGVACRHALRNVALPAVTLQFASLGELFGGSVLAEQVFSYPGLGRATVEAGIRGDVPLLLGITLFSAIFVFFGNFMADLLYGVLDPRIRIGREVSQ